ATCATGAGAAAGAAAAAGGAATTGCTGAAATCAATCAGAGAAGAATATATTAAAATAACAAAGAAAAATAGTTAACAACCTGTTCTGAAAATTAATATAAAAGATGATAAAAAAATGTGTTCTATTTGTTCAGAGGCCTGACATTTTAATTTTATGATTTGGCCTCCAGTAAAAGCATGGACTAGCAAGCTTCCTATTGATGGTCAAGTGCATTTTGTTGCAATAAATTATGGTGGCGAATCACCAAAGGAATGGGTTGTTTTGATGTCCGTTTTAGATTCTAGTGTAGTATTAAAAGTCTCTTGGTCTAAATTGATTGACTCATCTAATTGGAAGTCTGGATGGGATGAAATAACTCATCTGGAATATTCTAAATTAGATAATAATAAAAGTAAGTTTACAACTACTGATTTTTCTTGTCCATCTT
This is a stretch of genomic DNA from Prochlorococcus marinus str. MIT 0912. It encodes these proteins:
- a CDS encoding TIGR02450 family Trp-rich protein, producing MIWPPVKAWTSKLPIDGQVHFVAINYGGESPKEWVVLMSVLDSSVVLKVSWSKLIDSSNWKSGWDEITHLEYSKLDNNKSKFTTTDFSCPSLDSGLTMPIDKNAIRPWFDNPK